CTCGATGAGCTCCTTGGTCACCTCGGACGGCAGACGGTTGGTCTCGATGGCGTCGCGCAACCGCTTCTCGACTTCGAGGATCGCCCGGTCAATCACCTCGGGGGGGACCTCGCGAAGCGCCCTCTTCCCGCTCTCGGCCACTGCACCTTCCATCGCGTCATCAAGCATCTCGACCACATACCGGCTGTATTTGTTATGGCTGCCCAGGTGCATGAGCAGCCCTTCCTGGTTCGGGGCGGAGGGCATGTCGAGCATGTTCGTCCCGCGGTCAATCGTGTATTTCTCGAGCCGCTCGAGGGCCTGCTTCACCAGCGGGTGGCTCTGGGCGATCTCGTCTGGAATGAGGTGGTGGAGCTGGTTGCCTTTGGCGAGGCGGGCCGCCGCGGCGTCTCGCGCTGCCTTGCCGTGGGTCTGCTCGATGAGGTCCAGGTAGTTCTTCCGGTAGCGGCTGTGCACGCTGATGCGGACCGTCTTGCCCGACTGAAGCATGATGATGCCGTCCTTGGAGACGGTGACCGCGGCCAGCTCGTCCTTGCCGCCGAGGCGGCGCAGGCGGAACGGTTGACTGCCCTCCTTCATCACCTCCAGCTGATAGCCCACCGCCTCCAGCTCCTTCTTGAGCGCTGCGAACTCGGGCGAGCCCGGCTTGGGAATCTTGCGCCCGATGAAGTCCTTGAGCTTCTCCCAGTGGGGCAGGTGCTGCGCCAGCTTCTCCAGCGCCTCGCCTTCGGGGGGAATCTCCGGGTCCAGCTTGGGCTTCATCCTCGCGGCGTTGTTCGCGACCCCCGAGGCGGGGGCGGACAGCGGATTGAGCGGCAACTTCACGGCGGCAGCGACGGTGATGCCCGAGTCGAACACGGGCACCGTTCCGCCCCCCGCGATCTGCACCATGGCCAGGCGGGGCGGGCTGAACTTCAGGCCCTGGGTTATCTTCAGCGCGCGTCCCGTGTTCGTCTTGGCGCCGAGCAGCGAGAGCGCGGCCATGGCGATGTTCACCACCATGTGGAGGAAGGACTTGCTGGCCGCTTCGAGCTTCTGCGCGTCCCCGTTGGCCTCCCAGGCCTGGACGATCCAGGCCTTGGCGTGCGTGAGGGCCACCCCCGAGGCCTCGATCATGCCCTGGACGCCGAAGGCGGCCAGCCCGAGCTGGATGACGGCGGCCGCCAGTTGGCCAACGCCCGTGGGCGAGGCCGCCAGGAAGGTGGAGACCGCCTCCGCCAGGATGAAGAGCGCCACGATTCCGGCGATCTTCTCCCAGTTCTCCTTGATCGCATCCGCGTACACGCCGGCGATCTCGGAGAAGAACTGGTGTGACATCTCCACGGAGGCGATGAGGTCCTGGAGGTGCCGTCCCACCTCCTGGGCCTTGGCCACCATCCCTCCGGTGATGGAGCCCGATGCGACGAGGTCTTGGAGCGTGTTGGCGAAGCCCACGCTGACGAGCCAGATCCGGCTCCCGGCGACCAGCCGCACGTCCCCGTGGACGCGCTGCACGCCCGTCCGGCCCGCCTCCTGGTTCACATGGAGGATGACGTTCTCGTAGAAGCGCAGGTCCCGGCCTGGCTCGATGGCCTGGTGATAGATGCGAGCGGCGAGGGGCTCCAGTCTATCGCCGGGTTGGACGCAATAGAGCGTAGCGGCGGGCTCGGGGAGCGCGGTGGTGATACGAAATCCCTGCACATACCCCTGGAGCAGGGTGCCTTGGGTGAAGGCCGTCACGTGGAGCCACTCAGGACTCTGGGGATGGGGACCGGTGAGGAAGACGCGGGTGCCGGGCGGCAGGGGCCGGGTTGTCAGACACTGAGAGCCGGGCTGCTCGGCCGGGCTCGTCCGGATGTTGGCGCCCTCTTTGTGGTCAATGAATCCGGGACCGAAGTCCTTCTTGAGCGCGGCGCGGGTCTCCTGCTGGCGCAGGACTTCGTCCTGGAAGAGCCCTCGGAGCAGCTG
The Stigmatella aurantiaca genome window above contains:
- a CDS encoding AHH domain-containing protein, with the protein product MSQSRWTTPDAIIIHVRALTAEESQRAQNKRERRSFLSLSSALRDHQLQEMAVSIGVSRSMLADKLTVQEQVQSAFAQERLIGLSRVSVTGDMATRYYGPFQVALSGPVGKDEFVILACMQVFSLTRQEAKALIAQRHAAISGVFTLTDAEIRARVKKVRISAELYEGVLAARAGKDVASFKKAAAERAARLEGRLKTDKEAIRKQVDTEFKRRTGRAYAGTQAAAEDQLLRGLFQDEVLRQQETRAALKKDFGPGFIDHKEGANIRTSPAEQPGSQCLTTRPLPPGTRVFLTGPHPQSPEWLHVTAFTQGTLLQGYVQGFRITTALPEPAATLYCVQPGDRLEPLAARIYHQAIEPGRDLRFYENVILHVNQEAGRTGVQRVHGDVRLVAGSRIWLVSVGFANTLQDLVASGSITGGMVAKAQEVGRHLQDLIASVEMSHQFFSEIAGVYADAIKENWEKIAGIVALFILAEAVSTFLAASPTGVGQLAAAVIQLGLAAFGVQGMIEASGVALTHAKAWIVQAWEANGDAQKLEAASKSFLHMVVNIAMAALSLLGAKTNTGRALKITQGLKFSPPRLAMVQIAGGGTVPVFDSGITVAAAVKLPLNPLSAPASGVANNAARMKPKLDPEIPPEGEALEKLAQHLPHWEKLKDFIGRKIPKPGSPEFAALKKELEAVGYQLEVMKEGSQPFRLRRLGGKDELAAVTVSKDGIIMLQSGKTVRISVHSRYRKNYLDLIEQTHGKAARDAAAARLAKGNQLHHLIPDEIAQSHPLVKQALERLEKYTIDRGTNMLDMPSAPNQEGLLMHLGSHNKYSRYVVEMLDDAMEGAVAESGKRALREVPPEVIDRAILEVEKRLRDAIETNRLPSEVTKELIEDGILVGKKLAMLEVRPAGEFSYA